GTCCCGAACTGTCCGCTGAGCCAGTCGTGTCCCCGGCCCCCGACGCGGCGGTGTTCACTGTCCAGCCAAGCGGTGCGCGCGCGCTTCAGGTAGCGTTGCACGACACGTCTTGCTCGCACGAGCGGTGCGGTGTCGATCACCGCTGCTTCGGATGTCGCCGGCTGCGCCTGCTGGTCCTTCTGCGCGTGCGCTGGTGACGCGACGACGAGCAGCAGGCCGAGGCTCAGCGGGAGGAGCGAGCGAGGGAAGGGCATCGGACGGTTCGCACAATCCAGCATTGGGACGTGGTGCGATATGGTGGGAGCGGGATGCCGCGGAATTGCATGGCAGGATTGAATGGTCCAATGTGGACCCTCTTGCTATTCTGGCGTTCCGGCACGCCGTCGGCAATTCCGCGACCATTCAGCGGTTGCCGCCACCTGCGGGGGGGCCAGGCGGTTCGGCACCACTCGATTCTTCCGCGACCGCCTTCTGTTGTAGTATGACAGTGCCACGGAGTGGCGATGGTGCGCGAACTCACCTTGCGCCAGGTCGGTGGCTCGATCGGGGCGACGATCCCCAAGGATATGGCGGAGCGGCTGCATCTCACGGTCGGTGACCCATTCTGGCAGTGGAGACCGATCAGGGCATCCTGCTGACCCCGTACGATCCGGATGTCGAAGCTGGGCTTGCCGTGGCGGCGCATGCCGCCAGGAAGTTCCGGAACGCATTGCGTGAACTCGCGAAATAGCGCATGGCTCCCCCCGCGTTGGGTACCGGGACTCGTACTGGACGCCGTTCACCTCGACCAACTGCGCGAGCACGGCGGTCTGCTGGGCGTGCGCGACGAGCACGCCCTGGAGGCCGCGCTCGCCCGTCCCCTGCAGACGCATCACGCCGAATCCGATTCCGATCTGGCGATGCTCGCCGCGGCCTGCGCGTTCGGACTGGCGAAGGGACACCCGTTCAATGATGGCAACAAACGCACGGCCTTCCTCGCGGCCATGATCTTTCTCGGATTGAACGGGAAGGATCTGGACGCTACGGAGGCAGAGGTTGTGCAAGTCATGACGGCTCTCGCTGCCGGCTCACTCACGGAGGTCGCGCTGGCCGCGTGGATGCGGAGTCGTCTCGCACGACTCAGGCTGTAGCTCACCCAACCGCCGCCGCCAGCCGACCTACCGCCGCGCGAACCAGTCGCCGATATCGAATCCCTGCGGATCGAGCTCGTAGTACTGACTGAGTGTCCAGCGTCCCGTCGTGGGGAAGTACGGCGGCGGATACGACATCGCACACCGATTGAACGACACGTCCTCGTGATAGCCGTGCAGCACGGTGCCACTCATGGTGCCGCTGGGTGAAGCCTGCTTGTTGATGCGGCCACCGACCTGGCGGATGGTACCGCGGTTCACCCAGTAGGCCGTTCCCAGCCCGGACGGTGGTCCGGGCCGCTCGGTGGCGACCGACTGAATGCCGAGTGTCACGGCATGCACCGCCAGATCCGGTCGGCCGGGTGACGGATCGAAGTCCTTGCGGGGCAGGCGCCAGCTCGTGCTGTCGTTGCTGCGCCGCTGCTGCGGACTCTGTAGCGTGTTGTCCGCGAACAGGATGTAGTCACCGGCAAACAATCCGATGATGTCATCGTCGGGGCGGCACGTGCCCGACGTGGTGGCGGGACTCGTGGCCTGCGTGAGGTCGGACAGCACGATGGTGGCGTTGCGTGAAGCCAGCGTGACACGGCCGCGCACGACACCGCTCACACCCACACGTCCTTCGACAAAAATGGTGCCGCGGAAGTTGGGGTTGTAGTTCGGGCTGAGCGGCCACAGATATGCGCCATCGGGACGCGCCGCCACGACGGCCGGCACCGTGCCACTGGTTCGTGGCAGCCACTCGCCGGCCGAGTCGGTGGGCGTGAAGACACCCGTGGGAGTCAGACGCGGGTCACCACCCAGGAAACACCGGGCATTGAGATCGTCGAAGGCGTCCTGCTTCTGCTTCATGCGGTCGCGGTAGTTGCCGGTCCCGCCTTCGGGAATCCCGCGGAGCGATGTCGTCATGCTCGTCACGCCACCGACGGTCGTGACGACGCCGCAATTCGGCGAATACAGCAGACTGTCCAGGGGACCGCGGGCACCGGCTGGTGGTGCCATGGTCCGTGCGGCGGCATACCCATGGCCATAGGGATTGGTTGCCTTCGTCCGGTACACCCGGAAGAAACCTTCGTCAGGGCCGGTCACGTTGCCATCACCATCGACATCGATCGCGACGAACTCGATGCGCATGGTCACCAACGCACTGTCGCCGGTCACGACCGCCGGCGTGAACACGTATCCCGCCTTGGTCGCGATGGTCTTGACCAGATTCAGATCGGCAGTGCCGGGCAGCGCAATCGGTGCGATCTTCGTGGCGGGTCCCTTGTCCCAGCGGGCATTCGACGCGTTGTACACACCGGTGGCGGTGGTCACCACATCTTTGAAGATCCCCTGCGGATACGCCAGTGTGTAGATGTAGATGGAATCGTTCGAATGAAACGGGCCGGCGTAGGTTTCACCGAGCGCGATCCACAACGTCGTGCCGTTGGCCATCTTCCCCTTGTCGGTGAAGTACGCGTAGCGCGCAAAGGAGCTCTGGTACACGAGCGAGCGACGGATCGTGGAGTTGCCGGCGGCGTCCTTGGCCCGGGAGACGATCTCGGCCTGCACGCCGTATTCACCGGCGTTGGCAAGTGAGTCGGCGTTGCCGATGCGCCCCACCCATGTGGATCGGGTGATGCCGTTGCCCCCGGTGATCGCCACGTCGTTTTCGAGGGCGATGTAGCCGGCCAGTGGAACGGTATCGAGCGCGGCGTTGAGACGGTTGCGCGCTTCTTCCAGGCCGGAGAGTGCGGCGTCGTCGAGCATGGCCGCGCGCTCGCTGGAATTCTGGACGAGCGTATTGCTCATCACGAGCATGGACGACGTCAGCGCCAGGGTCACCGCCACGATGCTGACGATCAGCACGGTGAGCAGCGCCGCGCCCCGCCGCTCATTCGCAAGCCGACGGTGGCGATGGGTATGCGTCTGTGAGGGCATCATGGGACGGAGACGTTGGCGGATGCGGCGATCCCGGAGAGATTGGGTGTGCAATCCTGCACTGCGACCGCATACCGGTAGACGCCAGGCCGCACTGGCATCCCCATGTCGTGGATGGTGTAGGTGCTCGACTGATTGGCGGCGATGGTGCTGATGGGATCACCCCAGGAAGCCGCTCCCACCTGTTGCCGCCACAACACATACCGCACCGCGTCGGCCTCGCCGGCGCCATCGTCGACGGCGCGGGGAATCGTGACCTGGACGAAGTTGGAATCACTCCGCCATGTCACGGTCGGCGCCACCGGCGTGATGGGCGGACGGCCACAGGCGCGCGACTGCCGTGCGTTCGCCACATTGGGCAACGGGACCAGGTAGCGGACCACCTCGTTCACTCCGCCCCGTTGTGGCGTCACTTCGTAGTTCACTTCGACCGCGCGCAGGGCGTCGATCCGTGTGGTGACGGCGACTCCGGTGTCGGCCCCCAGACCGCGCTGCGCCACGGTCTTGGCCAGAGGCAGCCAGGCCCGCGGCACGGAATCGAGACTCGGGTTGGTCGCGCCGAACTTCGCCGGGTCGTAGTAGTATCGGAAGAAGGGCTGCCCGGTGGCCTTGTTGATGCCCGTGGCCACGACTTCGGGAGCGCCGTTGTTGACCTGACGCCACAACGCATACTTGTTGTTGCCGGCTGCGGCATCGGGCGCGAACCAGTAGCTCAGGAACTCGGCGTCGCTGTTGATGAAGATCGACGTGGACTGCGAATAGTCCTGCAGGGGATACGTCACCGCCGGATTCGATCCGGGCACCGTCACCGCCGCCCCCTGCGTCAGCGCCGTCACCTGGCCCGCTTCGGCGTAGGTATCGACATAGACGGCGCCCGTGAGAGCCACCGAGTCCCTGTTGGCCGTGGTGAGATCGGCGTTGAAGGCGAAGGCGCTGTCGTTGGCCAGCACGATGATCGGTTGCTCTTCCGTCACGCCCGTGCCCGCCGTGCGCAATTCGGTCCGCAGAAGATCACGGCCGAATCGACCGCTCTGCACCGCATTGCTCTGGGTGGCCAGCGTCCGCAGACCCTTGCTCTGCGCAACGAGGAAGCTGATGGCTCCGCCGAATACCACACCGAAGATCGTGATCGAGATCAGGATCTCCGGCAGCGTCATACCACGTCGGGGTCTCGTGCTCATGGGGCCGCGATGGAAATCGTGCGTTTGACCGGAATGGCGAGCGCGCCCGGCACGGCGGAGGTCACTGTCACCGTGAGCCGTTTGATACGCTTCTTCGCCAGGGTGTCCACCTGAACCACCGTGGAGGTGATCAGGCCGTCCTTCGTGCCGTTGTAGGGCGTTCCGGTGAGGTTTTCCAGTGTGCCCCATGTCGGCCAGGCGCGCGCCATGCCGATCTGCACGTCGGCGCGGGCAAAGGCGCGGGTGCGCAGACCGGAATCGCTGACGCTGCGTTGCAGCTTCGTCGTACCCAGACCGATGGAGAGCACCACCGCCGAGAAGATGCTGAGCGCGATGACGGTCTCGATCAGTGTGAAACCCTTGCGGTTCATTGCAGCCTCCAGCCATCGGTGGCGTAGATGTAGACCGTGGCATGGCCGGTGGCGCGGGAGAACTGCAATGCCCGGGCGTCGACCTCGCCGATACCCTGGGCGCCGCGACGCGAGGTGACATACAGTGTGCCGCCCCGATCGAGCGCCCCATTGCGCTGAATGACGAGGGCCGGCATGCCGTCGACTGTCATCAGGGAGGGGAAATCCTCCGTGACGCCATTGTAGGGCGGAATGCCGGCGCCGCGTGCGAACGTCACGCGTTCGCCGAGCAGTGCCGGCCGGGTCTTCTCGCCGCCGTCGATCTGCAGATTGTTGTTCGTATCCCAGACCGTGCGCACGACACGTGCGGCGGTGTCGAACACCACGAGCACATTGTGGCCGCGACTGACGGCATCCGTGCGCGCTGCCATGATGGCGCTGGAGATGGTCCGGGCCGCGCCATCGACCTGTGATTGTTCGATGCGCATGCGGGGGAGGGCAATGGCCGCCAGCACGGCGATCATCACCACCACGATCAGAATCTCGATGAGAGTGAAACCGCGTCGTTTCACGAGGAGCCTGATTGAAGTTCAGAAAGGGAGGTCCTCGGCGAGAACCCCGGTCCCCGGAATGCACAGCCGGGGACTCCCACCATTTCAGACTTCGGTTGGTACCAGGCGTCACATCGCTGTCACGGCCTGAGCACGATCCGTTCGTTCGTGCCGACATCGCTCCAGGCGGTTTCCACATCCCGCAAAGGCATCACTCTGGCGTCGATCCGGAGGGTGCCGCGGGTGATCTCCTCGGCGAGTGTCGGGAGCTCGGCCACGATCTCACGTCCCGGCACCGAACCGATGCCACTGCCGATGAACTGCAGCCGCGATGCGCGCAGGGCCGCCGCGGGGATGGGAGCGGTGGCTCCGCCAACGGACCCCACCTGGATCCAGGTGAGTGGCCTGGTGCGATCGGCGCGTTCGATCACCAGGGATTCGGCAAGACGGCCCGCCGTGTCGCCCCACACAAAATCGAGGACCACATCGATGTCGTGGGCAAGGGCACCGAGTCGCGCATCGTCCAGCGTCACCACATCGGTGGCGCCGAGCGCCGCCAGCGTGGCCAGTTGTTGTGGATTGCGCCCCGCGGCGATGATGCGCGCGGCGCCGAGATGGTGGGCAATCTGCACCGCCATGCGCCCGGCACTACCCGTGGCGCCGAGGATGAGGACCTTCTGTCCGGCTGCAAAGGGGAAACGACAGCGGAGCGCGAGCCACGCTCCCATCGCCGGGTTCATGGCCGCGGCAATCGTGACGGGATCGGCGTCCGGCGGCAACACGATGCTGCGATCGAGTTCGATCACCGTACGTTCGGCCATGGTGCCGCTCTTCGAGCCATCGACCACGAAGTAACGGAGCAGGCCATCGGGCCCGCGTCCCACGCCATCGGCACCGGGAACGGCCGGAAGCGCGACGGTACCCGAGTAGTGTGTCCCGCTGGCCCGGGCGCGCGTGAGGTGATGGAGGCCCACGGCGAGTACGTCCACGAGCATCTCTTCCGGGCCTTCGGGGATCGGGTCGGCAAAATCGCCATAGCGGGGTGGACGGTCGAACGAGGTGATGACGGCGGCTTTCATGGGAGTGCCTCGCAGGGAGTCGGAGTGAGCGGACGTGCATCCGGCGGCGTGGGAGCGCCGGGGGTTGAAAGGTTCGTAACAGAAACTAAATTAATTCGTAATACTAACCATAGAAAGTGGAGACCGACCGATGCCGAAGACGACATTGCCGGAATCATCCGGTGCACACGACGAGGATGTGATCGACGCGCTCGTGCAGGCGGCCTTCGTCACGATGGCCGTGCTCAACCGCATCGGCGCGGAGAACGATCTGTCGCTGACGCAGTTGCGGGTGCTGGGAATCCTGCGGGACCGGCGTCCCCGGATGGCGGCGCTCGCCGATCATCTCGGTCTCGAGAAATCGACGATGACCGGATTGATTGCCCGGGCGGAGCAGCGGGGGCTGGTGGCCCGTGCGCCCAGCGCGGAAGACGGCCGGGCCGTCGATGTGTTTCTGACACGTACCGGTGCGCGACTCGTCGAACGGCTCTACCGGCAGGTGCAGGATGCGCTGGCGCCGCTCACCGATCGGCTGAATGCGGCCGAGCAGCAGCGTCTGCGGACATTGTTACGGCGCATGCTGGCGCCTGGTGATGAACATTGAAGGAGCAGAAACGACCGACGCCGGCCCGATAGGAGCCGGCGTCGATACACCTCGCTGCAACCGTGGTGACACACCCCGGTGCAACACCGCGGCGGTTCCGTCTAGATATCCAGATTGCTCACGAATCGCGCGTTGGTTTCGATGAACACCCGGCGGGGTTCGACGTCGTCGCCCATGAGGGTCTGGAAGGTCTGATCGGCCATCACGGCGTCGTCCATGGTCACGCGAAGCATCGTGCGTGTCTCCGGGTCCATCGTGGTTCTCCAGAGCTGATCGGGATTCATTTCCCCCAGCCCCTTGTACCGCTGCACCATGATGTTGCCGCGCCCCTCCGGTCCACCGAGACGCTCGGCGTATCCGTCACGTTCCCGTTCGGAGTAGGCGTAGAACTCCTCCTTCCCCTTGGCCACGCGATAGAGGGGCGGCTGCGCGATGTACATGTGACCGGCGTCGATCAGCTCGGGCATCTGCCGGAAGAAGAACGTGAGCAGCAGCGTACGGATGTGCGCACCGTCCACGTCGGCATCGGTCATGATGATGATCTTGTGATACCGGGCCTTCTGGAGATCGAACTCCTCCTTGATGCCCGTACCGATCGCCGTGATGATCGTGCGGATTTCCTCGTTGGAAAGCACCTTGTCGAAGCGCGCTTTCTCCACGTTGATGATCTTGCCGCGCAGCGGCAGGATGGCCTGGAAATTCCGGTTGCGCCCCTGCTTGGCCGAACCGCCGGCCGAGTCACCCTCGACCAGGTAGAGCTCGCAGAGCGCCGGGTCGGAGAGGGAGCAGTCGGCCAGCTTGCCGGGCAACGCGGCCACGTCGAGCGCGTTCTTCTTGCGCGTGAGATCACGCGCCTTGCGTGCCGCCTCGCGCGCACGCGACGCGGAGATGGCCTTGTCGATGATGGCGTTGGCCGTGCGCGGATGCTCTTCGAGATACTGCGAGAGCAGTTCGTTCATCACGCTGCGCACGGCGCCTTCGGCTTCCGAGTTGCCCAGCTTGGTCTTGGTCTGTCCTTCGAACTGCGGTTCACGCACCTTCACCGACAACACGGCCGTGAGACCTTCGCGCACGTCGTCGCCGGACAGACGGATTTCCTTGTCCTTCTTGTTCAGATTGCTCGACTTCTCGATGTACTTGTTGATCACCGAAGTCAACGCGCTCTTGAAGCCGGTGAGATGCGTGCCGCCTTCGTGCGTGTTGATGTTGTTGACGAACGAGAACACCGTATCGGCATAGCTGTCGTTGTACTGCAGCGCCATCTCGATGCCGATGTCGTCACGCTCGGTGTCGATATACACCACGTCCTGATGCAACGGCTTCTTGTGGCCGTTGAGGAACGCCACGAATTCCTTGAGGCCGCCACGCGCGAAGAAGATTTCCTCACGCGGCTGCCCGTCCTTCAGTTCCTCGGGCCGCTCGTCGCGCAGCGTGATCTGGATGCCCTTGTTGAGGAAAGCCAGTTCCCGCAAACGGCTCGCCAGCGTGCTCCACTCGTAGCGCGTGGTCTCCTGGAAGATCGTGGCGTCAGGCTTGAACCAGGTCTTCGTGCCGGTCTCCTTCGCCGGTACGCTGCGCAGCACCTTGAGCTTGGTCGTGGTCACCCCACGCGCGAAGTCGATGTAGTGCTCCTTGCCGTCGCGCTTGATCCACACCTTGAGGCTGTCGGAGAGTGCGTTCACCACCGACACACCGACGCCGTGCAGACCGCCCGACACCTTGTAGGTGTTCTTGTCGAACTTGCCGCCGGCATGCAGCACGGTCAGAGCCAGTTCGACACCGGGCAACTTCTCCACCGGATGCACGTCCACGGGAATCCCGCGCCCGTCGTCTTCCACCGTGATGGAGTCGTCGGCGTGAATGATGACTTCGATCCGCTTCGCGAAACCGGCCAGTGCTTCGTCGATGGAGTTGTCGACGACTTCGTACACGAGGTGATGCAGACCGCGCGCCGAGGTCGAACCGATGTACATACCGGGGCGCTTCCGGACCGCTTCGAGACCCTTGAGGACGGTGATGCTCTGTGCGCCGTACTCGTTCTCGTGCGCGTCGTTGCC
The window above is part of the Gemmatimonas aurantiaca genome. Proteins encoded here:
- a CDS encoding MarR family transcriptional regulator: MPKTTLPESSGAHDEDVIDALVQAAFVTMAVLNRIGAENDLSLTQLRVLGILRDRRPRMAALADHLGLEKSTMTGLIARAEQRGLVARAPSAEDGRAVDVFLTRTGARLVERLYRQVQDALAPLTDRLNAAEQQRLRTLLRRMLAPGDEH
- a CDS encoding AbrB family transcriptional regulator; this translates as METDQGILLTPYDPDVEAGLAVAAHAARKFRNALRELAK
- a CDS encoding type II toxin-antitoxin system death-on-curing family toxin, which encodes MNSRNSAWLPPRWVPGLVLDAVHLDQLREHGGLLGVRDEHALEAALARPLQTHHAESDSDLAMLAAACAFGLAKGHPFNDGNKRTAFLAAMIFLGLNGKDLDATEAEVVQVMTALAAGSLTEVALAAWMRSRLARLRL
- a CDS encoding prepilin-type N-terminal cleavage/methylation domain-containing protein, with the protein product MNRKGFTLIETVIALSIFSAVVLSIGLGTTKLQRSVSDSGLRTRAFARADVQIGMARAWPTWGTLENLTGTPYNGTKDGLITSTVVQVDTLAKKRIKRLTVTVTSAVPGALAIPVKRTISIAAP
- a CDS encoding prepilin-type N-terminal cleavage/methylation domain-containing protein is translated as MSTRPRRGMTLPEILISITIFGVVFGGAISFLVAQSKGLRTLATQSNAVQSGRFGRDLLRTELRTAGTGVTEEQPIIVLANDSAFAFNADLTTANRDSVALTGAVYVDTYAEAGQVTALTQGAAVTVPGSNPAVTYPLQDYSQSTSIFINSDAEFLSYWFAPDAAAGNNKYALWRQVNNGAPEVVATGINKATGQPFFRYYYDPAKFGATNPSLDSVPRAWLPLAKTVAQRGLGADTGVAVTTRIDALRAVEVNYEVTPQRGGVNEVVRYLVPLPNVANARQSRACGRPPITPVAPTVTWRSDSNFVQVTIPRAVDDGAGEADAVRYVLWRQQVGAASWGDPISTIAANQSSTYTIHDMGMPVRPGVYRYAVAVQDCTPNLSGIAASANVSVP
- the gyrB gene encoding DNA topoisomerase (ATP-hydrolyzing) subunit B; the encoded protein is MANSNASGNDAHENEYGAQSITVLKGLEAVRKRPGMYIGSTSARGLHHLVYEVVDNSIDEALAGFAKRIEVIIHADDSITVEDDGRGIPVDVHPVEKLPGVELALTVLHAGGKFDKNTYKVSGGLHGVGVSVVNALSDSLKVWIKRDGKEHYIDFARGVTTTKLKVLRSVPAKETGTKTWFKPDATIFQETTRYEWSTLASRLRELAFLNKGIQITLRDERPEELKDGQPREEIFFARGGLKEFVAFLNGHKKPLHQDVVYIDTERDDIGIEMALQYNDSYADTVFSFVNNINTHEGGTHLTGFKSALTSVINKYIEKSSNLNKKDKEIRLSGDDVREGLTAVLSVKVREPQFEGQTKTKLGNSEAEGAVRSVMNELLSQYLEEHPRTANAIIDKAISASRAREAARKARDLTRKKNALDVAALPGKLADCSLSDPALCELYLVEGDSAGGSAKQGRNRNFQAILPLRGKIINVEKARFDKVLSNEEIRTIITAIGTGIKEEFDLQKARYHKIIIMTDADVDGAHIRTLLLTFFFRQMPELIDAGHMYIAQPPLYRVAKGKEEFYAYSERERDGYAERLGGPEGRGNIMVQRYKGLGEMNPDQLWRTTMDPETRTMLRVTMDDAVMADQTFQTLMGDDVEPRRVFIETNARFVSNLDI
- a CDS encoding zinc-binding alcohol dehydrogenase family protein, producing MKAAVITSFDRPPRYGDFADPIPEGPEEMLVDVLAVGLHHLTRARASGTHYSGTVALPAVPGADGVGRGPDGLLRYFVVDGSKSGTMAERTVIELDRSIVLPPDADPVTIAAAMNPAMGAWLALRCRFPFAAGQKVLILGATGSAGRMAVQIAHHLGAARIIAAGRNPQQLATLAALGATDVVTLDDARLGALAHDIDVVLDFVWGDTAGRLAESLVIERADRTRPLTWIQVGSVGGATAPIPAAALRASRLQFIGSGIGSVPGREIVAELPTLAEEITRGTLRIDARVMPLRDVETAWSDVGTNERIVLRP
- a CDS encoding GspH/FimT family pseudopilin — its product is MKRRGFTLIEILIVVVMIAVLAAIALPRMRIEQSQVDGAARTISSAIMAARTDAVSRGHNVLVVFDTAARVVRTVWDTNNNLQIDGGEKTRPALLGERVTFARGAGIPPYNGVTEDFPSLMTVDGMPALVIQRNGALDRGGTLYVTSRRGAQGIGEVDARALQFSRATGHATVYIYATDGWRLQ